From the genome of Candidatus Buchananbacteria bacterium, one region includes:
- a CDS encoding FAD-dependent oxidoreductase, whose translation MIYDVIIIGGGPGGVAAAVYAARKKMKTLLLAYSFGGQSVVSDQIENWIGEKNISGFELGKRLEAHARNFPDVVDVQTGRKAVGVKKVPVSDKQSVRAFDFVVTVDDRKQYTAKTVIVASGASRRRLDVPGEVEFNGKGVSYCSTCDAPLFNGKAVAVIGGGNAGVEAVIDLLPYADKIYLISNTNKLKADPVSQDQISGNPKVIKIFNAKIIQIFGHTLVSGLKYLDQSDQEQTLKVEGIFVEIGSMPNSDLVRDIVKLDKYAQIMINSRHASTSEPGIFAAGDVTNDPYKQNNISAGDGVKAALAAYNYILNKKKRTPAADKGIMKK comes from the coding sequence ATGATTTACGATGTAATCATAATTGGCGGTGGACCGGGCGGTGTTGCTGCAGCGGTGTATGCAGCCCGAAAAAAGATGAAGACGTTACTTTTGGCGTACTCATTTGGCGGGCAGTCGGTAGTGTCTGATCAGATTGAAAACTGGATTGGCGAGAAAAATATTTCCGGTTTTGAGCTTGGTAAGCGGTTAGAGGCCCATGCTCGAAATTTTCCCGATGTGGTTGATGTGCAGACGGGTCGAAAAGCTGTAGGAGTAAAAAAGGTGCCAGTTTCCGACAAGCAAAGTGTCCGAGCATTTGATTTTGTGGTTACTGTGGATGATAGGAAGCAGTATACCGCCAAAACTGTTATTGTGGCATCGGGCGCGAGCCGACGTCGCCTGGATGTGCCTGGTGAAGTAGAATTCAACGGAAAAGGAGTTTCATATTGTTCAACGTGTGACGCGCCGCTGTTTAACGGCAAGGCAGTCGCTGTTATTGGCGGCGGTAATGCCGGCGTTGAGGCAGTTATCGACCTTTTGCCATATGCCGACAAGATCTACCTGATTAGTAATACAAATAAACTAAAAGCCGATCCGGTATCTCAAGATCAAATTTCCGGAAATCCAAAAGTAATAAAGATTTTTAATGCCAAAATTATTCAAATTTTTGGCCATACGTTAGTGAGCGGCTTAAAGTATCTTGACCAATCTGATCAGGAGCAGACTCTAAAGGTTGAAGGAATCTTTGTGGAGATTGGTTCAATGCCTAACTCTGATCTGGTTAGAGATATTGTTAAACTTGATAAGTACGCCCAAATTATGATTAATTCTCGCCATGCCAGCACGTCTGAACCAGGCATTTTTGCCGCTGGCGACGTTACGAATGATCCATATAAACAAAATAACATTTCTGCCGGTGATGGAGTTAAGGCAGCATTAGCGGCTTACAATTATATTCTAAATAAGAAAAAACGAACCCCAGCGGCTGATAAGGGAATAATGAAAAAGTAA